The Verrucomicrobiia bacterium genome contains a region encoding:
- a CDS encoding general secretion pathway protein GspK, whose translation MVSRPPGRSGSVLVGVLWCVVLLSIVVLGMLHTTRKDLTIGKFHADRLQAYYLALAGIEKAKALLYEDALTRSRAGVHHGSGLYNAPDQFEDIQLGSGSFSVFRPARGDEGSGIVFGVSDEEARLNVNVADVSQLTNIVGLTVDVAAAIVDWHDADNAASPGGAETDYYSTMRPPYRARNGPVPTIRELLMVRGVTADLLFGPEQEAPQGAESGIQGIAPEAGWAAWLTAHSGVSNVDASGADRVNVQNADVTALTGVRGLTPEIARAIVAHREQNPIRSLVDLLEVPAVAPGGSQPGTTSNANPPKVVDERLLREIADFVTVEDGATLNGVVNVNTAPVEVLMCLPRMDRPLAQAIEAHRRGNGFFAHEAALLDVPGMTREILKELSPRIAMRSETFRIRSEGRAGNRGSRQRIEVVVHIGSRTVSTLAYREDDL comes from the coding sequence ATGGTGTCCCGCCCACCAGGACGTTCCGGCTCGGTGCTCGTGGGGGTGCTTTGGTGCGTGGTGCTCCTTTCCATCGTGGTTCTCGGGATGCTCCACACGACGCGGAAGGACCTGACGATTGGGAAATTCCATGCGGATCGTCTTCAAGCTTACTACCTGGCATTGGCGGGCATTGAGAAGGCAAAGGCCCTGTTGTACGAGGACGCCCTGACCCGAAGTCGGGCCGGTGTTCATCATGGGTCCGGCCTTTACAACGCCCCGGATCAGTTTGAGGACATCCAACTTGGAAGTGGATCGTTCAGCGTCTTCAGGCCAGCGCGAGGCGATGAGGGCAGTGGCATTGTTTTTGGGGTGTCAGACGAAGAAGCCCGGCTGAACGTCAACGTGGCGGACGTCAGTCAACTGACCAACATCGTGGGACTGACCGTGGATGTTGCCGCGGCCATCGTGGACTGGCATGACGCCGACAACGCCGCGTCGCCGGGCGGGGCGGAGACCGACTACTACTCCACAATGAGACCACCCTATCGTGCCCGGAACGGCCCCGTTCCCACGATTCGCGAGCTGCTGATGGTGCGTGGCGTCACGGCGGATCTCCTCTTCGGCCCGGAGCAGGAGGCGCCGCAAGGGGCCGAATCGGGCATCCAGGGCATCGCTCCCGAGGCAGGTTGGGCCGCCTGGCTGACCGCCCATTCCGGTGTGTCCAATGTGGACGCATCGGGTGCAGATCGGGTCAACGTCCAGAATGCCGACGTGACGGCGTTGACGGGTGTCCGCGGGCTGACGCCCGAGATCGCCCGGGCCATTGTGGCCCACCGGGAACAGAACCCGATTCGTTCACTGGTGGATCTGCTGGAGGTCCCGGCAGTGGCACCCGGCGGGTCGCAACCCGGCACCACGAGCAATGCCAATCCTCCCAAAGTGGTGGATGAACGGCTGCTCAGGGAGATTGCAGACTTCGTGACCGTCGAAGATGGCGCGACGCTGAACGGCGTCGTCAACGTGAACACCGCTCCCGTGGAGGTGTTGATGTGCCTTCCGCGGATGGATCGTCCCCTGGCCCAGGCCATCGAGGCCCATCGGCGGGGCAACGGATTCTTCGCCCACGAGGCCGCGTTGTTGGACGTCCCCGGAATGACGCGGGAAATCCTCAAGGAACTGTCGCCGCGGATTGCCATGCGCTCCGAGACCTTCCGGATTCGAAGTGAAGGCCGGGCGGGGAATCGTGGCAGCCGGCAGCGGATCGAAGTGGTGGTCCATATCGGGTCCCGCACGGTGTCCACATTGGCCTATCGGGAGGACGACCTGTGA